GCAGTTGGATCAGCCTGCCACAAAATGTCTCCGGTAGCAGTGCGTGCTGGAATGAGCCAGTAATCGCCTGTGCGGTAAGTCGCACCCGGTTGAAATTGGATTTGAATGCCATCTTCTAGGGGGAGCCAGTTCTCGCTGTCTTTACCTTCTTTGATCAGCAGCGCATTATCGGCTGTGCTCAGCTGCAAATTCCCGTTTTTAGGGTCTTTTCCCTGGTAGTCCCAGCGTCGCAATTTAGGATTAGAGGGGAATTGGGCGAGATCGAGTGCTCCCTTCGCTTTATCTACATCGACTATGAGTACATTTCCTTCAACATTGACAATTTGAACCAGCGTTCCGGGAATACCCAGCAGTTCATGAGTGTCGTCGGTCAATTCAACCCACTGTCCTTTGCTGAGTCCCAGGACAGCCTCTCGACCTGCGCTATCTATGATTAACGTTTTATCGCCTCGTGCCTCAACCGGAACCGCGATCGAGCTATTTTCTCGTGACCATTTGAAAGTGGCTCCAGCTTCGATTGTGCCGCCCCGGTGAACTTCAACCCGATATAAATGGTTTTCAGCACCCTGGTAACGCGCTTCTGGAGAGATGATGCAGGGACTCGTATCATCACTGGCTTTTTGCTTGCCCTTGGCTTTCAGCATTCCCCGGTTACTCGGTTGCCATGTTTTGACTAATTTTTCCCAGCGAGTCTCAGTTTCATTCGGTGCAGGACTATTGATGTCTTCTACTTTCGCCACTCCCTCTAAAGTATCGGAGACTTTAACCTGCCAGATCA
The DNA window shown above is from Trichocoleus sp. and carries:
- a CDS encoding DUF6519 domain-containing protein — encoded protein: MQGEFRGDFTRDSFNPTKHFSRVLAQQGRVQLDADWNEQAAILLHYLQRLAANLIGPHGGNGFEILPVKDNNTLTGFTIGSGNYYVDGILCENEKYIQNNAESLLAYYAQPDYPIEKDTHKLPNFPFLIYLDVWERHISYIEDKSIREVALNGLDTATRAKVIWQVKVSDTLEGVAKVEDINSPAPNETETRWEKLVKTWQPSNRGMLKAKGKQKASDDTSPCIISPEARYQGAENHLYRVEVHRGGTIEAGATFKWSRENSSIAVPVEARGDKTLIIDSAGREAVLGLSKGQWVELTDDTHELLGIPGTLVQIVNVEGNVLIVDVDKAKGALDLAQFPSNPKLRRWDYQGKDPKNGNLQLSTADNALLIKEGKDSENWLPLEDGIQIQFQPGATYRTGDYWLIPARTATGDILWQADPTASNQPAALPPHGVEHHYAPLAVIFSAEGEGSIGNCRKTIKFTLTE